Part of the Desulfobacterales bacterium genome is shown below.
GCTGATGGGCCAGCATTTTAATGAAGCGGTTCTGCTGAATGTAGCGTATAATTTTGAGCAGGCAACCGACTGGCATACCCGGAAGCCGTCGCTGTAAACGTTCAACACGATGAAATGATATGAATCTTTAACAGGGAGAGTCATGATGAGTATACAGCCCGAGGGTGAGGATCTGCGAAAGGCCGTCAAGTGGATATCTGAGATGAGAAAAGATCAGCGCAGAATATCCCTTCAGAAACTGATCGATGAGGCCAGTGTCAAATTTAATTTGTCTCCGAAAGATGGAGCGTTTCTGGCCCGGTTGATTACCGAAGAAAAAGCGTAAAACCGGTTGGGGGATGTTAACTTGTGTCACGTATAAAAATTCTTCCTGAAACCCTTTCCAACCAGATTGCCGCCGGTGAAGTGGTCGAGCGGCCGGCTTCGGTTGTCAAGGAGCTGGTTGAAAATTCGCTGGATGCCGGCAGCAGCCGGATCATGATCGAAGTGCAAAACGGTGGCCGGTCTCTTATCCGGGTTTCGGATAACGGCACGGGAATGAATTATGATGATGGCCTGCTTTGCCTGGAACGATATGCCACCAGCAAGATTTATCGCAATGAGGACCTGTTCGGCATTTCGACCCTCGGCTTCAGGGGAGAGGCAATTCCCAGTATTGCATCGGTATCCCGGTTTACCCTGTCCACCCGGGACCGGGATTCTCAAACCGGGGTCGAAGTTCAGGTGGATGGCGGTCAGGTCAAACGGGTTTCTGAAGCCGGATCGCCGGTCGGTACCCTGATCAGTGTCCGGCAGCTGTTTTATAATATACCGGCCAGGCGAAAATTTTTGAAAGCCGTCGGCACGGAGATGGGCCATATTATTGATACGGTCTGCTGCATCGCCATGGCATGGCCGAATGTTCAGTTCCGGCTGTCCCATAACGGACGCATCGTAAAGACCTTTGGGGCTGTATCCGATCCGATTCTGAGGGTGGTCGATATCCTGGGCAAGGAGCTGAGGGGCAATCTTCACCGGATCAAATTCACCGATCCTCTGGTTACCGTCGACGGATGGGTGACCGCTCCGCATGTCCGGCGCAGCACCTCCCGCGGTATTTACGTTTATGTCAACGGACGCTTTGTCCGGGACCGGGCGATTCAGCATGCCCTGTTCAACGGATACGCGGGTCGGCTCATGAAAGGGCAGTTCCCGGCAGCTGCCGTGTTTGTCACGGTTGCCTTTGACCGGGTGGACGTCAATGTTCACCCCACCAAGCACCAGATCCGGTTTGCCGATTCCCGGCACGTGTTTGACTGTATCGCCGAAAGCGTTAAAAAAACGCTGGATGTTACGGATCGGCCCTCGTGGACTTCTGTAAAGGAAATACCGGATGCCGCATCGGATACTCCGGGTGCAGCTGTTGATGCCCTGCCTGCGGGCACTCCGATTGGCTCGCTGGATGATACGACCGTTACGGCGCCGGGCATTTCATCAGACCCCTTGCCTTTCGCTTCACCGGATACGCCAGTTGATGATTTGTCTGAAATTCGGATCGAGATTACGCCGGATGCCGAGCCGGTCGATAGCATTCAAATTTCAGAACCAGCTGCGGGTTATGACACAGTTCAACCGACTGCCTTTGCGCAGTCCTCCCAAGTAAGACAGCGGCCTGCAGACACCGCGGGTGTTCAGGAAAAACGGGGACATCACACGGACACTTTGCCAGTCAGGGAGCAGCAGGGGTTGTGGCGTCCCGGAAAATTTTCCGATTTGGCTGTTATCGGTCAATACCATCATACCTATATTATTTGTGAATCATCCGATACGCTGTTTCTCGTGGACCAGCATGCCGCTCATGAACGCATCCTGTTCGAGCAGCTCAAAAACCGCTCCGTACAATCCCCGGTTTCGGTTCAATCCCTTCTCATTCCGGAGACCCTGGATCTGGGGTATGTCGAGGCTGACATGCTGACGCAGATGATTCCGGACCTGAAAACATACGGCCTGGAAATAGAGCCGTTTGGCGGGGCCACCTTTGCGGTCAAATCTGTCCCGGCACTGCTCTCCGGCAAGCCGGTCATTCCCCTGATCCGTGAGATGGTCGAAAAGGCGGCAGCGCTCGGTTTTTCAACCGGCCCCGAATCGGACAAGTCCATGGCGCTGGACGACTACCTGATCCTGATGGCCTGCCACGGGGCGATGAAGGCCAATCAGCCATTGGCCCGGGAGCAGATGAAGCATCTGCTCAAGCAGCTGGATCTGTGCGAACAACCCTCCTTCTGTCCTCATGGGCGGCCTACCTGGATTACGTGGAGTCTTACATCTGTGGAAAAACTGTTTAGACGGATTGTGTGATGATGACCGCCCCTTCAGGGCTTGAGGAGCGCTTCGCTTGAGGATCGGTCCTTCGGACCTTGAGGGGCGCCCTTGCAGGGCTTGAGGGAAAAATTATACCGCCCGCTTCGCTTGAGGCGCAGAGGACGCAGAGCAAAAAGACATTTTTTCCCTCTGCGTCTCGAGTGAGCGTTAGCGAACGGGCGGTTAAGATCAGAAATAAATAACAAATTATATACTGTAATTAAACGTCAGGCCGATTCCCCATATGTTGCCGTCGGCACTCATGGAAATATCCGGAGTGGATACCACCGTATAGGCGTCGTTCAGCGTCTCACTTTCTCCGCCGATCTGGCGTTCGGATTCAACCATCGCATATTGAAAGACTGCGTCGATGGACCATCTGTCAAAGTTGAGGCCCAATCCGGCGGAATAGGTTTTTTTGTCTGCATCGGGCCATTGTATATCAAAGGTGTTGTCCTCAATGGGGGATGGATCATAAAAATAGCCGGCGCGAAGCACCAGCAGGCGGTTAACGGCCCATTCCACTCCGAATCGAATCTGGGTGGTGTCGTTCCATTGCCGCTCAAAGGTTTCGCGCTGTTTTCCCAGCAAAGCCATGGCCGTCGGGCCCGGGGTCAGATTCACGATATAACGGTCGATCAGGCTCCAGTTGGTCCATACGTAATCGAACTCAAGCGACAGCTTTTCATGCGGCTGATAGCGGATGCCGGCCTGAATCTGCTCCGGGTGATCGATCGATGTTTCTGCATCAAGTGCCACAGGGGCAGCCGTCAATCCGGTAACCGTCAGATTCCCTTCAAAATCCGTGTCGGTCCGGCTTCGGTAGGTAAGGCCTAAGGTGACGGTTTCAATCGGTTTAAACATGGCGCCGATATTATAGGAATAGTTGAAATCATCCTTTAATTCGGTTTCAGTTTTGACATCCCGTCCGTATAATTTGTTTGCGGCATAACTGTTTCTTTCCACGCCGGTTTCGGATTTTCCAAGAGAGATTCCCAGGCCGACAGCAAATTTATCGTTGAATTTGTAGGAAAAAGAAGGCGTCACCACTTCCCTGAAATAGTAGGAACGGGTGCAGTCGTAGGCAGCCGGATTCGCAGCCGCATTGCCGTCCCATTGAATATCCAGTCCATAGGGAACATAAACGGCCAATCCGGCAACGATTTTGTCTGAAATCGGGTACGCCACCCCAAAATGAGGGACGAACAGATTGTCCGATGTGTCCGATATGTCGGTGGAGCCGGCGACGCCGGATATCTGGTAGTCATAAATATTCAAACTGGGGTCCAGCATCTGGACGCCGCCGGAAATCATAATATGGTCGATCTGGCTCAGGCCCGCCGGATTGTAGTACGCGGCAAAGGGGTCGTCAGCATAGGCAGAAAAGGCTCCACCCAGAGCAGTGGCTTTGGAACCGATGCCGCAGGTGTCCACATTGCCGCCATAACAGATAGATACAGAAAACAATAACACCAGCGTAAAAATTATTTTTTTCATCATCTGCTACCTTTATCTTCGGGTTAGTTTTGTTGAAAATTAAGTTCCTGTGACACTACAAAGCTTTTCTCCTCTCCTAATCCCAGTGCAGATGTTTTGGCTACCGCTGTATATACCAGTTCGTTCTGCCCGTCATTGTCGACATCAGCAATGGCATAATCACTGATATAACCGGAGAGGGTGGGGGTTTTCCATTTGGGCACCATTCCGAGAGTGTTCCAGGAAAGGCACTGGATATGGCCGCTGGTATAACTCCGGAACCGGGAAAACAGCTTCCCGACAGCGTCCTTATTTTTTATCAGGATTAATTCCCGTTTTCCGTCGTTATCAATATCCGAAATATGGATCCTCTGGGGCAGATAGTAATGGCCTTTTTCTTTGTTCGGGCCCTTTTCCGAATACACATCCGAATCGAACTGCAGGAAGACAGGGTTTCCGCCATAGGATTCGCTGCTGGCCCATTCCTCGGTTCCATTGTTCTCCAGCAAACGGATGATACCGCTGTCTGTAAACGCGGCAAAAACCGGCTGCCCGGTGTTGAGAACGTCTCCGACGGTAAATCCGTATACGTTGATTCCTTTCGGGAGTGGATATTGATCGGCGTCAACATAGTCGTCGTTGAGCCATACCAGTTGGTTGACACCGGATACAAATAGTTCTTTCATCCCTTTTTTCTGGGCGATCAGCCGCTTTCCGTCTCCATCGGTATCCAGAATCCGATAGTAGCGGTTTTTTGAATCGGAAATCGTCCGGAAGGCGGTTCCGTCCCATTCCAGGACGAATGACTTGAGTCGCTGGCTTTTTTCGATCAGGTTGGTGACAAAAATTTCCGCTTTTCCGTTATGATTGATATCGGCGGCATCCACGCTGAGATATGTTTCAAAATTTCCACCGGGTATTTCGGCAACCTTTTCAAGGGTGCGGTTCAACAACCGATATATAAAGACCGTATGCTGATCGATAAAAACGGTTTCGTTGTTTCCGTCGCCGTCGACATCGGCAACGGACATGCTTCGGATCCGGGTGTTGAATTTATGGCTTTTCCAGATGCCGCCCAGGCTCCGGGTCGTTGGAGAAGATTCATCGTAGGAGGATTCGTCGGTGAGCGGGTTGTTTGCCGACCAAAGCTTGTCCGGATGGGTTCGGTAATCAGTTTGCGGCGTTGTGGCCGGATTTGCGGGTGAAGAAGCAACCGCTGCGGTGGATTCACGGATGCCCAATACGTTTTTTCGGATTTGGCTGGAGAACTGGTCGATATGGGAAATGACCTCATCCGTGCTTTTTCCGGCCTGATTGAAGGTAACCAGGGATTGCTGCCGGGTGGTGGAGATGCATCGGGCATCGGTGCTGATGCTGTCACCGAACACCGTCAGTGTCCCGGATACCACGTAGTCAACCTTAAATCTGGCACCAAAATCTGCAGCTGCCTGAACCGTAAGGGGCTGTGGCAGCTGTTCGACGGCCTTTTGGATCGATTCGGAGTGTGG
Proteins encoded:
- the mutL gene encoding DNA mismatch repair endonuclease MutL codes for the protein MSRIKILPETLSNQIAAGEVVERPASVVKELVENSLDAGSSRIMIEVQNGGRSLIRVSDNGTGMNYDDGLLCLERYATSKIYRNEDLFGISTLGFRGEAIPSIASVSRFTLSTRDRDSQTGVEVQVDGGQVKRVSEAGSPVGTLISVRQLFYNIPARRKFLKAVGTEMGHIIDTVCCIAMAWPNVQFRLSHNGRIVKTFGAVSDPILRVVDILGKELRGNLHRIKFTDPLVTVDGWVTAPHVRRSTSRGIYVYVNGRFVRDRAIQHALFNGYAGRLMKGQFPAAAVFVTVAFDRVDVNVHPTKHQIRFADSRHVFDCIAESVKKTLDVTDRPSWTSVKEIPDAASDTPGAAVDALPAGTPIGSLDDTTVTAPGISSDPLPFASPDTPVDDLSEIRIEITPDAEPVDSIQISEPAAGYDTVQPTAFAQSSQVRQRPADTAGVQEKRGHHTDTLPVREQQGLWRPGKFSDLAVIGQYHHTYIICESSDTLFLVDQHAAHERILFEQLKNRSVQSPVSVQSLLIPETLDLGYVEADMLTQMIPDLKTYGLEIEPFGGATFAVKSVPALLSGKPVIPLIREMVEKAAALGFSTGPESDKSMALDDYLILMACHGAMKANQPLAREQMKHLLKQLDLCEQPSFCPHGRPTWITWSLTSVEKLFRRIV
- a CDS encoding outer membrane protein transport protein; the encoded protein is MMKKIIFTLVLLFSVSICYGGNVDTCGIGSKATALGGAFSAYADDPFAAYYNPAGLSQIDHIMISGGVQMLDPSLNIYDYQISGVAGSTDISDTSDNLFVPHFGVAYPISDKIVAGLAVYVPYGLDIQWDGNAAANPAAYDCTRSYYFREVVTPSFSYKFNDKFAVGLGISLGKSETGVERNSYAANKLYGRDVKTETELKDDFNYSYNIGAMFKPIETVTLGLTYRSRTDTDFEGNLTVTGLTAAPVALDAETSIDHPEQIQAGIRYQPHEKLSLEFDYVWTNWSLIDRYIVNLTPGPTAMALLGKQRETFERQWNDTTQIRFGVEWAVNRLLVLRAGYFYDPSPIEDNTFDIQWPDADKKTYSAGLGLNFDRWSIDAVFQYAMVESERQIGGESETLNDAYTVVSTPDISMSADGNIWGIGLTFNYSI
- a CDS encoding VCBS repeat-containing protein — encoded protein: MKTKLFTALKSVIGLLLIMLLTSSSAFSAGPSRILILPFDVFSEKDLSFLKNGVNAMLSTRLSTDKSIVLPHSESIQKAVEQLPQPLTVQAAADFGARFKVDYVVSGTLTVFGDSISTDARCISTTRQQSLVTFNQAGKSTDEVISHIDQFSSQIRKNVLGIRESTAAVASSPANPATTPQTDYRTHPDKLWSANNPLTDESSYDESSPTTRSLGGIWKSHKFNTRIRSMSVADVDGDGNNETVFIDQHTVFIYRLLNRTLEKVAEIPGGNFETYLSVDAADINHNGKAEIFVTNLIEKSQRLKSFVLEWDGTAFRTISDSKNRYYRILDTDGDGKRLIAQKKGMKELFVSGVNQLVWLNDDYVDADQYPLPKGINVYGFTVGDVLNTGQPVFAAFTDSGIIRLLENNGTEEWASSESYGGNPVFLQFDSDVYSEKGPNKEKGHYYLPQRIHISDIDNDGKRELILIKNKDAVGKLFSRFRSYTSGHIQCLSWNTLGMVPKWKTPTLSGYISDYAIADVDNDGQNELVYTAVAKTSALGLGEEKSFVVSQELNFQQN